The nucleotide window GTGCCACACGTGCCAATATTCGCCAGAACATCACCATTGCACTGGGCCTGAAGGGGATATTCCTGGTGACCACACTGCTCGGCATGACCGGACTGTGGCTGGCGGTGCTGGCGGATACCGGGGCGACGGTACTGGTGACGGCGAATGCGCTGAGGCTGTTGCGCCGGAGGTAAAAGCAAAAAGGTAACGCAAGTTGCTTTTTTAGTGTTTGCTCCCTCTCCCCGTGGGAGAGGGCCGGAGTGAGGGCATCAGGCCGCTATGAACCTTTTCGGATCAAATACCGGTACGGCAGCGCCTCAGTCTGCTGCGCCACCAGCTCATGTTCCATAAAGGTACAAAAACCGGGGATATCGCGGGTGGTGGCCGGGTCGTCGGCGATAATCAGCAGCGTTTCACCCGCCTGCATATTGCGCACGGTTTTGCGCACCATCATTACCGGCTCCGGGCAGCGGAGGCCCTGGGCATCAAGAGTGTGGTCTGGGTTGGAAAACAGGTCGGTCATGTTCTTCTCATTCAGGTAAAAACGGCAGTAGTTTACGCCGCACTGCCATCAATGCAAACCAGGTTAACGATTGCGTGAAAATTAACCATTGCAAAGTCCAGTCAAAGCAGTATGATGCGGCGGTTTTATTGGGTTCCCTCACCCCAAATGTTCATCAAAAAGGTACAATATGAACTCCTTTACACAAACCCAGCGCGTAAAAGCGTTGTTCTGGCTTTCGCTTTTCCACCTGCTGGTGATCACTTCCAGTAACTATCTGGTGCAGCTCCCGATCGCCATTTTTGGTTTTCACACCACCTGGGGCGCGTTCAGTTTTCCATTTATTTTCCTCGCCACCGATTTGACCGTGCGTATCTTTGGTGCACCGCTGGCTCGTCGCATTATTTTTGCCGTGATGCTCCCGGCACTGTTCATTTCGTACGTGATCTCTTCCCTGTTCTATATGGGAAGCTGGCAGGGCTTTGAGGCGCTCACGCACTTCAACCTGTTTGTCGCCCGTATCGCTACCGCCAGCTTTATGGCCTACGCGCTGGGGCAGATCCTTGATGTTCATGTGTTTAACCGCCTGCGTCAGAATCATCGCTGGTGGATGGCACCGACTGCCTCCACGCTGTTCGGCAACGTGAGCGACACGCTGGCGTTCTTCTTCATCGCCTTCTGGCGCAGCCCGGACGCGTTTATGGCCGAACACTGGATGGAAATCGCGCTGGTGGACTACTGCTTCAAGGTGTTAATCAGTATCGTGTTCTTCCTGCCAATGTACGGCGTACTGTTGAATATGCTGCTGAAAAGGCTGGCAGATAAATCTGAAATCACGGCATTGCAGGCTGGTTAAGGGTTCGCTTTATCAGTTGTGATAAGATGGGCGAATGAGCCGTTATGGCCGTTTATCGAAAGGAAGAAGTCAATGCGCAATCTGGTTAAATATGTCGGGATTGGCCTGCTGGTTGTAGGCCTTGCAGCCTGTGATAACAGCGACACGAAAACGCCTGCTCAGGGCGCGTCCGCAGAGAGCAACGCGGCCGGGCAACCGGTAAACCTGCTGGATGGTAAACTCAGTTTCTCTCTGCCAGCCGATATGACTGACCAGAGCGGTAAGCTGGGGACTCAGGCGAACAATATGCACGTCTATTCCGACGCAACCGGGCAGAAAGCGGTCATTGTGATTGTGGGCGACGCTACCAGCGAAGATTTGAGCGTACTGTCCAAACGTCTGGAAGATCAGCAGCGTAGCCGCGACCCGCAGCTGCAGGTGGTAACCAATAAGAGCATCGACCTGAAAGGCCACACGCTGCAACAGCTCGACAGCATCATCTCAGCAAAAGGCCAGACCGCTTACTCTTCTGTGGTGCTTGGTAAGGTTGATAACAAACTGCTGACCCTGCAGATCACCCTGCCAGCTGAAGACCAGCAGAAAGCGCAGGCTGCCGCTGAAAACATCATTAACACCATCGTGATCCAGTAATCCTCACGATGATGACGTGGCCTCCGGTGCTTGCAACCGGGGGCCATTTTTTTAGCCGTGGCAGAGCACATTTACCGGGATAACTGACCTACTAATATATGTAGGTTTAATCCCTGTATAATATGCGACATCTTACCGCCACCGTAAATACGTGCATTTTTTCATTTGCGTTAATGTATATTTCCCATAGATTATATTTTCCGCAAGAGATAACAAAAACGTTAACGCTTATTTAACGCAAATTTTCGCCACGCCATTATTACCCCTGACCCACATGGTATATATACCCCTCCACGTTAAATAAATACCAACATTAATATCTAAAAAAAATATATTCAGTGCCGATAACAGGCTGAGTGGAAATATAATTTGTAAAAAACACTGTCTTTAATTGTTATTATTGATACGGAGTTGTTGATGAAAAAGATCGTTAAATGGTTTGCTGCTTTTGCAATTGCCGGTGCACTGGCAGGCTGTGCCCGTACCGCTCCAGTCGATCAGGTTCACTCTATTGTAAGTGCAGGCCATACTGCTGAGCAGGTGAAAACCGCGATTCTGAAAGCAGGTCAAAAACGCGAATGGATCATGACTGAAGCAGGCCCGGGCGTTATTAAGGGTCGTCTGCAGGCACGTGACCACTCTGCCGAAGTGCGCATTCCTTACTCTGCAACAAGTTATTCAATTAACTACGAAAGCAGCCTGAACCTGAAAGCATCCGGCGGTAAAATCCACAAGAACTACAACCGCTGGGTTCATAACCTCGACCATGATATTCAGCTGAATCTCGCAGCAGGCGCAGCACTGTAATATTTTTCTCAAGTCGGGCCGTAAATGGCCCGATAACCTGTTTTTCTCGCCCCAGAAAGGTTACGGAATAATGTACGAAAAGGACACTCTCGGCGCGCTGGATGCCATTACCGAAGCACAACGTATCGCTTTTGCTCCGATGCTGTTTCAAACCGCGCTTTGTCTGCGTAACCTGGGTGTACTGGCCTGGCTCGATAAACAAAGCACACAAGGTGCCAGCCTTGAGGAAATTACCGAAAACTGCCCCCTGAATGCCTATGGAGTCAGCGTACTGTTGGATATGGGGTTAAGTGGACGGATCGTTACCTGCAAAGAAGGGCGTTATTATCTGGCAAAAGTGGGACATTTTTTACTGCACGATCCAATGACCCGTATAAATATGGATTTCACCCAGGACGTTTGTTACCAGGGCTTATTTTACCTGGCTGACGCTCTACAAAAAGAAAAACCAGCCGGGTTATCCGTGTTTGGTAACTGGCCGACAATCTATCCGGCATTATCGCAATTACCAGAGCAGGCAAAAGAGAGCTGGTTTGCCTTTGATCATTACTATTCTGACGCGGCTTTTGACGCCGCTCTGCCATATATATTCGCAAGCTCGCCAACAAAATTGTACGATGTGGGCGGAAATACGGGTAAATGGGCGTTACGCTGCTGCCGTTATGACGACAAAGTTGCCGTAACGATCCTTGACCTGCCGCAGCAGATAGCGCTGGCGCAAGATAACATTGCAAAAGCAGGTTTATCTCATCGCATTGGGTTCCACACTGTCGATATGCTTAGTCACTCGACATTGCCGGGTGATGCTGACGTCTGGTGGATGAGCCAGTTTCTGGACTGTTTCTCTCCGGAGCAGATTGTCGCCATGTTGACTCGCGTTGCACAGGCAATGAAGCCAGGTGCTCAGCTATGCATTATGGAGTTGTTCTGGGACGCCCAGAAATTTGAGGCTGCATCTTTCAGTCTGAATGCCACCTCGCTTTATTTCACCTGTATGGCGAACGGCAATAGTCGATTTTACAGCGTAGAGAAGTTTTCTCACTACCTGGAGATGGCCGGTTTCCGCATAGAGAAGCGGCTGGACAACCTTGGGGTTGGCCATACCTTATTGGTTTGTCAAAAAATTGAACAATAGATCAGCGTAACTGCCTGGACAGGCTAGCTATTTGATTACGGTTTTTCCGCGGACGCGCGTAAATGAAATTTTCACTGAACATTATTGACTGGCAGGCAAGAGCGCCAGGCCTAAGTGATGCCGCTGAGTGGCAGGCGTGGTCACGCCAGCAACTTACCATCGACCCGGCAGCACCGCTGGCTAAGCTGGTCGAACTGCCGATGATGACAGCACGCCGCCTCAACTCAGGTAGCAAACTGGCGGTAGATATTGGTCTTGCGATACTTCGCCATCACGCCGTCGATGCCGTTGTCTATTCCAGCCGTCATGGCGAACTGGAGCGTAACTACCGTATTCTGCATGCCCTGGCGACTGGGCAGTCCGTCTCGCCGACCGATTTCGCCATGTCTGTGCACAACTCGGCAGTGGGTAATCTCACGATCTCTGCACGTCAACCGATAGTCTCTTCCTCTGTTTCTGCCGGTCTGGACACCTTCCAGCAGGCGTTATGTGAAGTGCTGAGTCTACTCCACGCTGGCTATTCCCGTGTTTTGCTGGTCGATTTTGATGGCGCACTCCCCGACTTTTACCATCCAGGTCTCCCGTTGCAGATGCCGACCTGGCCGTACGCGCTGGCACTGGTTATTGAAGCCGGTAGCGCACTGAGCTGCGAAACCCGCAGCGGCAGCACGGGTGAAGAACCTGCACTGCCGCAAAGCCTGATATTCCTGCAACGTTACCTTAGCGATGAACGGCAGTTTGTGGTTTCTGGAGAACGTTTGCAGTGGCAATGGACACGCGAATGAACCGCCTGACTGCCCGTATCAACTGGTTATGGCGTCTGATGATGACCGGCTGCTGCTTCGTGCTGTTTGGCGTGGGGGGACTGCTGCTATCGCTGGTGTGGTTCAACCTTTTGCTGATTGTCCAGCGTGACCGCGCCAAGCGCCGCCGTCTGGCACGTCGCAGCATTGCCGCCAGCTTCCGTTTCTTCTTAGCTATCGCCCGTGGCACAGGGGTGCTGGACTATCGCATTAACAATCTTGATGCCCTGCGTAACGATCGCGGCTGTCTGGTGGTTGCCAACCATCCCACGCTGATTGATTACGTGATCCTGGCGTCCGTCATGCCCGAAACCGACTGTCTGGTGAAAAGTGCGTTGTTGCACAATCCCTTTGTCAGTGGTGTCATTCGTGCAGCGGATTACCTGATTAATAGCGAAGCCGGGACGTTGCTCAACGCCAGCCAGCAGCGCCTGGCACAGGGCGACACGCTGTTAATCTTCCCGGAAGGTACGCGAACACAATTCGGAGAGGCTATCTCCCTGCAGCGCGGTGCGGCAAATATTGCTGTGCGCTGTAACAGCGATCTGCGGGTGGTGCTGATCCACTGCAGCGAACATCTGCTGGATAAAAAAAGCCGCTGGTACGACGTACCCGCAAACAAACCTGTTTTCACCGTTGATGTCCGCGAACGCGTGAACATCAACGATTTTTACGATGCAAATCAACAAGAACCGGCACTGGCGGCAAGGCAGTTAAACCGGCATCTGCAGCATCGATTAACATCAGGCCTTCAATCTTTGTCAGGAATTAATGATGCAAGCGCTTTATCTTGAAATTAAGAATCTCATCATCTCTACGCTGAATCTGGACGAGCTTACCCCCGAGGACATCGATACCGATGCCGCGCTGTTTGGCGATGGTCTGGGTCTCGACTCCATCGACGCTCTCGAACTTGGCCTGGCCGTGAAAAACCAGTACGGCGTGGTGCTTTCTGCTGAAAGCGAAGAGATGCGTCAGCACTTCTTTTCCGTCGCCACGCTGGCTTCCTTTATCAACACCCAACGCGCCTGAGACGTGATCCGTTATGACAGAACAAGAAACGATTTATCAGGAAGTCTCCGGGCTTCTGGCCAAACTGTTTGAAATCGACCCGCAGGAGATTACCCCTGAGGCTCGCCTGTATGAGGATCTGGAGCTGGACAGCATCGATGCGGTAGACATGGTTGTTCACCTGCAGAAGAAAACGGGTAAGAAAATCAAACCGGAAACCTTCAAATCGGTCCGTACCGTTCAGGATGTGGTAGACGCCGTCGCTCAGCTGCTGCACGAAGAGTAAGACACCGTGCGTGGTGGACGGACGTTTCCGGCAATCCCACTGCTGACGGGGTTAATGCTGCTGGCATGGCCCTTCCTGATTGGATTTGGGCTAACGCATAACAGCCTGCACTGGCTGTTACCGCTGATGGTGCTGCTGTTGCTGCTTCGCCTGCATCAGGCCCGGCAAAACGCGGGTCCAATGCGTTATGTGGTGCAGTGCGTTGCGCTGGCAGGGATAGCGCTTTGCGCTGCAAGCTATCTGCTGAAAGCCCACCAGTGGCTGCTGCTCTATCCTGTGGTGGTCAATCTCGTGATGCTGGCCGTGTTCGGCGGTTCGCTGTGGACAGCGATGCCGCTGGTCGAACGGCTGGCACGTCTGCGTGAGCCGAATTTGCCACCCACCGGTGTGCGCTATACCCGCAAGGTGACCAAAGTATGGTGCGGATTCTTCATCGGCAATGGTGCGATGGCCCTGTTTACCGTGATCCACGGCGACATGCATCTGTGGACGCTGTGGAACGGGATGGTGGCCTACATCCTGATGGGGACGCTGATGGCGGTAGAGTGGCTGGTACGTCAATGGGTGATAAAAAAAATAGAAGCACAATGAATAAACCCCTTCCTCTGAACCAGTGGTTAAATGCTCCACGCCCTGATGACACGCCAGTAGCCTGGCTTGAAGATCGTACCTGGACGCTTGGTCAGTTGCGCCACGACGTCACATTACTGGTACAGGTATTACGTCAACAGGAAGGTGAGCGCTGGGCGCTATGTTTTGAAAACAGCTACCTGTTTATTGTGGCATTGCTGGCATCACTGCATGCGGGTAAAACGCCCGTCATTCCTGGTCATAGCCGCGTCTCGTTGCTTGAAGAACAGCAGTCGCTGTTCAGCGGTGTCCTTAGCGATCAAACGCTCAGTTTCCACGGGAAGCTGATTGTGGTGGTCTCATCCCATCAGGCAGCAAACAGCTGGGCACCACTGCCTACAATTGACGACACCCGCGTTGTCGAACTCTTTACCTCCGGCTCCACGGGCACCCCACGCCGGGTGATTAAACCTATCGCCAGCCTGGATCGTGAAGCCAGTCTGCTGGCTGACCGTTTTGGTCAGTGCCTGACAGGCTGCAGCGTTGTGGCCTCGGTCGTGCCACAACATCTGTATGGCCTGACGTTTCGCATCGTGTTGCCAATGGCAATGGGCCTGCCGCTGCATGCCGCGATGCTCTATTACGCAGAACAACTGGCAGCGCTCCCCCACGACAAGCCTTACCTTTTTATCAGCAGCCCGGCTTTCCTGAAGAGACTGGATACCGCGCTCACCGCACCTCCCGTCAGGATGCTGATCTCCGCGGGTGGAATGTTGCCCTGGTGTGATGTATCCACCACCCACGGCTGGCTGAATATCTGGCCGGATGAAATTTATGGTAGTACTGAAACCGGGATCCTCGCATGGCGTCATCGTCAGGAGGACAGCGTTCCCTGGCGATCATTCCCCGGCGTCGTGTTCCATCACGAAAGTGAAACCTCTCGTGTAACATCACCACTCATTCACGAGGCTGAAGGGCTACAGCTTGACGATATCCTGCACTTCGACAAAGAGGGGCTGTTTAGTATCGTCGGGCGTCGCGGTCGGGTCGTTAAAATTGAAGAGAAACGCATTTCACTTAACGAGGTCGAACGTCGTCTGCTGGAACTGGAGGGTATTTGTGAAGCTGCTGCCTTACCGGTCGCACGCGGGGGACGTCATGGTATTGGTGTACTGCTTGTACTTGATGATGATGCCCGTCAGCGCTGGCAGCATCAGGGCAAAAAAGCGCAGGAATTTGCCTGGCGTCGTGCCCTGCGCCCCTGGCTTGAGCCCGTCGCTATCCCCCGCTACTGGCGTATTATCGATGAAATACCGGTGAACAGTATGAATAAACGTGTCTATGCGCAGCTACAGGAGTTATTTCATGAAGATTCCTGAAATTGAGCACCACCAGGTACAGCCGCAAAAACTGGAAGTCATCCTGCATCTTGACCCTTCCCTGTTCTGGTTCCAGGGTCATTTTGCTGTGCAGCCTTTGTTGCCGGGTGTGGCGCAGCTTGACTGGGTGATGCACTACGCCACGACGCTACTGGCACCGGGCTACCGTTTTCACAGCATTCAAAATGTGAAATTCCAGGCCCCTCTGCTGCCAGAGGCCACCGTAACGCTGACCCTTGAATGGAATGCCGAACGCCAGATGCTGACGTTTAGCTATCAGCGCCATGCCGGTGCCGAGCGCCATACCGCCAGCAGCGGGAAAATTCGCCTATGTCAGTAACCTTTCATCCCTGCGTGCTGATCCCGTGTTACAACCACGGCGCGATGATGGCAAATGTGCTGTCGCGTCTGACCCCGTTTGGCCTGCCCTGCCTGGTCGTCGATGACGGCAGCGAGGAGAGCACGCGCCTGGAGCTGGAACGTCTGGCGGCAGAACAACCGCAGATCACGCTGATACGTCTGGCGGAAAACGCTGGCAAAGGTGCAGCGGTGATAAGAGGCCTGGAAGAGTCTGCCCGCGCGGGATATACCCACGCCGTTCAGGTAGATGCCGACGGCCAGCATGCAATTGAAGATATTCCCAGGTTGCTGGCGCTGGCTGAACGCCATCCGGAGGCGCTGATTTCCGGTCAGCCCATTTACGATGACTCCATTCCACGTTCGCGCCTCTACGGACGCTGGATAACGCACGTCTGGGTATGGATTGAAACCCTGTCCCTGCAGCTCAAAGACAGCATGTGCGGCTTTCGGGTCTACCCGGTGTCACCCACGCTGCAGCTGGCGGCACGCACCCCGCTCGGCAAGCGGATGGACTTTGACACCGAGGTGATGGTCCGGCTCTACTGGCAGGGCAATACCAGCTATTTTCTGCCGACCCGCGTTACCTACCCGCTCGACGGTTTATCCCATTTCGATGCGCTGAAAGATAACGTGCGGATCTCCCTGATGCATACCCGTCTGTTCTTCGGCATGCTGCCGCGCATTCCCGCGCTGCTGCTGCGTCGTCGCGCCCGACACTGGGCGCGGCAGAATGAGGTCAAAGGGCTGTGGGGAATGCGCCTGATGTTGCGCGTCTGGCAGTTGTTTGGCCGACGGGCATTTACTCTGCTGCTGTGGCCGGTTATCGGCATGTACTGGCTTACCGCCCACCCGGCGAGGCAGGCCTCGCAGCAGTGGATAAAGAGAGTGAAAACGACGCTGGCGCAACGAAACCTGCCGGTTCCGCCTCGCCTCAACAGCTTTTTCCACTTTATGCGCTTCGGCAATGCCATGCTGAACAAAGTTGCCAGTTGGCGCGGTGAGCTGAAGCTTAATCGTGACGTGGTTTTTGCCGCTGGCGCGCGCGAAGCGCTCAATATGGATGCGCCGCAGGGCAAACTGCTGCTGGCCTCGCATCTTGGCGATGTTGAAGCCTGTCGGGCGCTGGCCCAGCTTGAAGGCAGTAAAGTCATCAATGCCCTGGTATTCAGCGATAACGCCCAACGCTTTAAGCAGATAATGACCGAGATGGCTCCCCAGGCTGGCGTGAATTTGATGCCGGTGATCGACATCGGACCGGACACGGCTATCGCTATCAAAGAGAAGCTGGAGCGCGGTGAATGGGTCGCGATTGTGGGTGACCGCATTGCCGTCACTCCACAACGCGGCGGTGACTGGCGCGTGATCTGGAGCCAGTTTATGGGTCAGCCCGCGCCGTTCCCACAGGGGCCCTTCATCCTGGCCTCCATTCTGCGCTGCCCGGTGATGTTGATTTATGCCCTGTGCCAGCAGGACCGACTCACCATCCACTACGAACCCTTTGCCGACCCGCTGCTGCTGCCACGCGGTGAGCGTCAGCAGGCGCTACAACAGGCTGTCGATCGCTATGCACAGCGGCTTGAGCATTACGCATTAATGTCGCCGCTCGACTGGTTTAATTTTTTCGATTTCTGGCATCTGCCGGATGCCAAAGAGAAGGAGTAAAGGGTGCTGACCGATCCCCGCTTTACGACGGAAGTAGAGATCACCGTGCCGTTCCACGACGTCGATATGATGGGCGTGGTCTGGCACGGCAACTATTTCCGCTACTTTGAGATCGCCCGCGAGGCGCTGCTCAACCAGTTTGATTATGGCTACCGCCAGATGAAAGCCTCCGGCTACGTCTGGCCAGTGGTCGATACCCGGGTGAAATACCGTGATGCGGTGACCTTCGAGCAGCGTATCCGCGTG belongs to Enterobacter cloacae and includes:
- the tusA gene encoding sulfurtransferase TusA (possible pseudo, internal stop codon); translated protein: MTDLFSNPDHTLDAQGLRCPEPVMMVRKTVRNMQAGETLLIIADDPATTRDIPGFCTFMEHELVAQQTEALPYRYLIRKGS
- a CDS encoding O-methyltransferase, producing the protein MYEKDTLGALDAITEAQRIAFAPMLFQTALCLRNLGVLAWLDKQSTQGASLEEITENCPLNAYGVSVLLDMGLSGRIVTCKEGRYYLAKVGHFLLHDPMTRINMDFTQDVCYQGLFYLADALQKEKPAGLSVFGNWPTIYPALSQLPEQAKESWFAFDHYYSDAAFDAALPYIFASSPTKLYDVGGNTGKWALRCCRYDDKVAVTILDLPQQIALAQDNIAKAGLSHRIGFHTVDMLSHSTLPGDADVWWMSQFLDCFSPEQIVAMLTRVAQAMKPGAQLCIMELFWDAQKFEAASFSLNATSLYFTCMANGNSRFYSVEKFSHYLEMAGFRIEKRLDNLGVGHTLLVCQKIEQ
- a CDS encoding 1-acyl-sn-glycerol-3-phosphate acyltransferase, which gives rise to MAMDTRMNRLTARINWLWRLMMTGCCFVLFGVGGLLLSLVWFNLLLIVQRDRAKRRRLARRSIAASFRFFLAIARGTGVLDYRINNLDALRNDRGCLVVANHPTLIDYVILASVMPETDCLVKSALLHNPFVSGVIRAADYLINSEAGTLLNASQQRLAQGDTLLIFPEGTRTQFGEAISLQRGAANIAVRCNSDLRVVLIHCSEHLLDKKSRWYDVPANKPVFTVDVRERVNINDFYDANQQEPALAARQLNRHLQHRLTSGLQSLSGINDASALS
- a CDS encoding acyl carrier protein, producing MQALYLEIKNLIISTLNLDELTPEDIDTDAALFGDGLGLDSIDALELGLAVKNQYGVVLSAESEEMRQHFFSVATLASFINTQRA
- the acpP gene encoding acyl carrier protein encodes the protein MTEQETIYQEVSGLLAKLFEIDPQEITPEARLYEDLELDSIDAVDMVVHLQKKTGKKIKPETFKSVRTVQDVVDAVAQLLHEE
- a CDS encoding AMP-dependent synthetase → MNKPLPLNQWLNAPRPDDTPVAWLEDRTWTLGQLRHDVTLLVQVLRQQEGERWALCFENSYLFIVALLASLHAGKTPVIPGHSRVSLLEEQQSLFSGVLSDQTLSFHGKLIVVVSSHQAANSWAPLPTIDDTRVVELFTSGSTGTPRRVIKPIASLDREASLLADRFGQCLTGCSVVASVVPQHLYGLTFRIVLPMAMGLPLHAAMLYYAEQLAALPHDKPYLFISSPAFLKRLDTALTAPPVRMLISAGGMLPWCDVSTTHGWLNIWPDEIYGSTETGILAWRHRQEDSVPWRSFPGVVFHHESETSRVTSPLIHEAEGLQLDDILHFDKEGLFSIVGRRGRVVKIEEKRISLNEVERRLLELEGICEAAALPVARGGRHGIGVLLVLDDDARQRWQHQGKKAQEFAWRRALRPWLEPVAIPRYWRIIDEIPVNSMNKRVYAQLQELFHEDS
- a CDS encoding hydroxymyristoyl-ACP dehydratase, whose amino-acid sequence is MKIPEIEHHQVQPQKLEVILHLDPSLFWFQGHFAVQPLLPGVAQLDWVMHYATTLLAPGYRFHSIQNVKFQAPLLPEATVTLTLEWNAERQMLTFSYQRHAGAERHTASSGKIRLCQ
- a CDS encoding acyltransferase; translated protein: MSVTFHPCVLIPCYNHGAMMANVLSRLTPFGLPCLVVDDGSEESTRLELERLAAEQPQITLIRLAENAGKGAAVIRGLEESARAGYTHAVQVDADGQHAIEDIPRLLALAERHPEALISGQPIYDDSIPRSRLYGRWITHVWVWIETLSLQLKDSMCGFRVYPVSPTLQLAARTPLGKRMDFDTEVMVRLYWQGNTSYFLPTRVTYPLDGLSHFDALKDNVRISLMHTRLFFGMLPRIPALLLRRRARHWARQNEVKGLWGMRLMLRVWQLFGRRAFTLLLWPVIGMYWLTAHPARQASQQWIKRVKTTLAQRNLPVPPRLNSFFHFMRFGNAMLNKVASWRGELKLNRDVVFAAGAREALNMDAPQGKLLLASHLGDVEACRALAQLEGSKVINALVFSDNAQRFKQIMTEMAPQAGVNLMPVIDIGPDTAIAIKEKLERGEWVAIVGDRIAVTPQRGGDWRVIWSQFMGQPAPFPQGPFILASILRCPVMLIYALCQQDRLTIHYEPFADPLLLPRGERQQALQQAVDRYAQRLEHYALMSPLDWFNFFDFWHLPDAKEKE